The window CCTGTCTCGAGCCAGGCTCcagcctggtgcgaatccctTTATCGTAGtttccagcagctcacagcctgcatgggttcctaaCCTCGAGTCCCCAGCaatctgtgtgttcttcagcctccgaGCCCCCCAGACCGCCACCCTGGTTGCTGAGCCagtggttgtctcctctgcttcttcccaTTTTCTAGTGCCctccaccagtcctctgcttccacagagtcTGTAGCCCCTAGTGCCCACTGCCAGTCATAGACGATGCCATCTTGGACGCCCACCCCACGGTTGCAGTATTTTCAAATAAAGCCATGGTCAGCTTCatttacaggctgtttaaagcctgtacatagCAGATGGCAGTCAGACTCGGCAGTTGGACCTGACAGGAGCACTGGGACTCCACTTTCTACTCTCCGCAGGTCTGCGTCAgtgatgctgttacagcagctctggcggAACCGCCATTTTACCATTCTGCCCAGCCAtttagagttaaacaagaagggTCTGCGGATGCGATACATAAATGTGaaggaaaagctcagcaggtcacgcagcggcaagagaagtaaagggtaacccgcgttttgggcctgggcccttcactcTTAAAGTTTTACAAACTTCTGTCAGGTCTATAATAATAATTAATCCTGATAAATAATTAATTACAGCGATCATTAATTCTGAAATAGGCCTTTGGGGTAAGTgagcaaaattaatttttttaatttttttttaatgtagacatacagcagggtgacaggccattttgacccacaagtaCGTGcgacccaatttacaccccattaacctgcgcccctggtacatttggaaaccggagccccccccccggagaaaacccacgcagacacagggaaaacatacaaactctttacagactgcgCGGGACTTGAACCCCGGTCTGGTGTCACTGCTGGtggtgtaaaggcattgcgcaaaCCGCTACGCCCACTGGGTCACGGGAAATAGCCCATTGTGACTGTGATCCCAGAGACTGGGCCTGatccccctgagtgtgcctgTGAAATAAGCTGGTGGTGAGTTCTTAATGTTTCTCCTTTTTCAGATTGATGATCCAAATTTCCTAGATGAGATGACGGACAAAATAAGTTCCCTCGGTGAGTGGCAGGCGCTGAACTCAGATTACAAGGGCGAGGGGTATGAGCGAGGACATATTTACCCGTTTCGCCTAAACAACAAGACAAGTGCCACGAGCTCCTGCACGCTTACCAATGCAGTCCCCATGACACCGTTGGCCAATAAGAAGTGGTACCGTGAGGTGGAGGCTATGGTTGCAAGGATGGCGAGTATGTGCCACAGCTCGAACCGGTCAATGTACCTGGTGACAGGTCCTGCCAACCCCACTGAAAAGAAACTGAAGAACAGGGTGTCAGTGCCAAGGTCAGTTTGGACAACACTTTGCTGCACCTTCCCACAGGACCAGAATAACGACCCCTGCCAGACTAGCCCCCCGTCCGAAGGATCAGTGTGGGAAGGTGAAGCACCATTCGACAAAGACTTTTCCTTTGCATTCATGAAAGATTTGGAGCCAGAGGCCAAagcagaatatttaacagtgacgGAGGTGCAGCACCGACTGGGTGTGGGCGCCATCTTTAACAACTGTGGTATAGGCAGCCCAGATGAGGGTGAAACCTTTAAAGAGATAGAAGGTCTGATAAATCAAATAAAAATGAGCATAGGTGACCAGGAGTTAGCAGAAGACAATTTCCCGCAAACCTCCGAAAATTGCCATGCCCCTGATTCTGACAGCCTGGCAATAGAACAAGCTGAAACACTGCTGGAACCAGTCAGTGAAGAGGGCAATGAGGCTGTTTGTCAGTCTATCGTCACCAATGTCTGGGCTCCCTTTGGAACATTTGCCAGTGCAGCCATGACCTTTGCCCAACTCATTGCAGCCGTTCTCCGGATTATCCGAGTTTTGGCAGTAACTAGTTTAATCATTCCTTTCTGGATTATCTACAATAGTGCCAGCTGCCTCATTATCATGGCTAAGTACTTGATTGTCACGGTGTTCTCAGTTCCCGgagatctcgtaagtgttgtggtCAGCGTTGCGTCGGACACAGTGAGTGCCATCTCTTGTGTTGGCAGGTTGATCAAATCTCTCATCcgaattttataaatctttgcGCAGAGACCCTCTGCTGCCTTGTGAAGGGTTGGGCAAGACTGTCAGCCAATCAGTCCCTTCCTCCAGAGATCGCTGTTAATCGCTGCTAACACATTCTGAGGAGTCTTCTCTTGACCAGTTAAACAAATACCATCCGCCTTCACGTAGTGCAGGAAGCTTTTATCCTTACCAATCCCAGAGGGTTTTGTACTGGTTGACATCTATCCCTAATTCAGATGACCTAATCATTATTGGAGCGCTGCTGTGAGAGCTTGCTGTTTGCGAATTGGCTACTGCATTCCCTACATCACATCAAGGACGACACTTCGCATTTCCATTATGAAAAGTTAACCATGTGTTTCTCTCttcgcagatgctgcctggccagtTGGGTATTTCTGGTTTCAGTTCAGATTTGCAGCATTTCTGCTCATTTGTTTTCAAAGTATTTAAAATAGTCTTTAAAGTAAATGGGAAAATCCTTGCTACAGAAATCGTCCAGCATTTGGGTGTCCAATCTTCTAATGTGGGTTAGCATTATTAAATTAGGACAGGTCAGTTGGCCTAGTGGTTTGCATCacactgttacagggccagcgactgggaccagggttcgaatccagcactgtctgtaaggagtttgtaccttctccccgagtCTGCTTGAGATTTttctaggtgctccggtttcgACCCATGTTTCAAGAGGTACCGggaggttgtagatcaattgggccgaaagggcctttcACCATGCtgaatgttttaaattaaattaaattgaaattactGCAAGGGATGGTGTCCAGAGGGAATATTGGGTTAATTTCTGATACTAGGTTATTAAACCCGAGTGGATGACCAACTCATTTCCAAGTGTTGGGAGTGGTGGAAGTGGAGAGGATGTCGAGGGAAAGCTTATCCCAATCTGCTAGTGGAAATGAAGGCTTGGTGAAAGTGTGAGGTTCATCTTCCAATAATGGAGTGGTCAATAATAACCATTCAAAGGCTCAACATAATTCTGACAACATTTTTTTCTAACcacaggaatatcagggttgacAAAGAGGTTTGGTTTTAAGAGTATGTCGAGAAACACAAACgtttgcagacacagtgattgtcatttaaacacaccaaaatgctggaggaactcagccggtctttcagcgttccataaaaagcaaagatatattgttgatgtttcgggcctgagcccttcttcaagaaataaacagaatgaggcagaaacaggaaatctcagaattcagatagTGCCAGCTCCAGACCAACACAAGGTGTTAataggatatgataaggggagaggtaagaattgatcatgtctgtgcaaaaggagacagggaaagggggagacagagctggggggaaGGTGACGGAGAAAGTGAGGGGAGGGGTTGAACAAAAGCCagtgaagttgatattaatgccatctggttggagggtgccaaggCAGAAGATgaagcgttgttcctccaatttaagggCGGTTtcagtcaatagacaataggtgctggagtaggccattcagcccttcaagccagcatcaccattcactgtgatcgtggctgatcatccacaatcagtaccccattccttcctgctccccatatcccttgactccacTCTCTTcaagagctctatctaactctttcttgaaagcatccagagaattggcctccacaacattctgaggcagagcatttcTCAGATCCACaattctctgggtgaaaaagttcaTCCTCTACTccattctaaatggcctaccccttattcttaaactgtggcctctggttctggactcccccaacattgggaactTGTTTCCTGCCTCTAGTATATCTAATcccttaataattttatatgtttctatcagaTACTCTCTCATCctcctaaattccagtgtatacaagcccagtCGCTCCAATCTTTTAACATATGACTATCCCGCTATCCTGGGAATTAACCTCATGAACctatgctgcactccctcaatgaaAAGAATacccttcctcaaaattggagaccaaaacagcacacaatactccaggtggggtctcaccagggtccCGTACAACTGCAGAAGAACATCTTTGCTCGTATATGCAACTCCCTTTGCtatgaaggccaacgtgccaTTAGTTTTCTTCTCCctgcttactttcagtgactgatgaacgAGGACACCAAGATCTCGTTGTatttccccttttcctaacttgacaccattcagatcgtaatctgccttcctgttcttgacaccaaagtggataacctcacattaaactgcatctgcccactcactCAACCTGCATACGCAGAACACCCTCCTCATATTTCACTCTTCCACCCAGctttgtcatctgaaaatttcctaatgtaatttttaatcccttcatctaaatcattaatgaatcttgtaaatagctgtggtcccagcactgagcctgcagtgccccactggtcactgcctgccattctgttttggaatattttatttaaattttcatgcacgtattaatatccaaatacagaaaatgacAATCATATTTAAATCAATTATACTTGCTACAAATTATACCACAATCAACCTCCTCCCCTCAAATAATAATccccaaaataaaagaaaaaagaaaaaaaaacaattgaaacaAAGATACAGAAAAGTTAGAAAAAATACCAACCTGGTTACCAAAATACCATCACCATGCGCACAAATTTGCCTTCAATATCATCATTTATTTATCTCAAAGAGTTAGGAAAATTTCATGAGGTTCAAGGAAATCTCTTTATAAATTCATatctacttttttttattttatggaAATATTggcgccaaattttcaaaaagacatttattctttaaattatatgtaattttctcaagcgGAATACAACTATATTTCTGCATGCCAGCTTTCCATTCCCAAATGCGAATCTGATTTCTGTGTCACTACTATACATTTTTTGGCAACTGCTAATGTAAGTTTCATAAATTCCTTTTGGAAAAAATacaatttcaattttggttttaCCACCAAAAAATTCCCCAATAGAAAAAGCATTAGATCTTGCAGACGtttaactcctgtaacttgttctaaaaacTTTCTGTCCAAAATGGcctcaattttgaacatgaccacGTAGAATGCCCATCTCTCGCctgcacctaaaacattgatctgcttTCAATCTACTTAATTTTTTGTGGTATTGGGTACAATTGATGCAAAAATATTCAACCAATCTATAGCTAACATTTATTGTAACTATCAAAGCATAATTCCTTCCAATTTTCTCCatgatatttatatttaaatccatttcccatctctgtccTGACCTATGAATTCCCTGCTTCAATGTTCTTTTTTGAAATAATATGTATATAGCAGATGTAAATTTCTTAGTAAATCTATTACAAATCAAACTTTCTATTTCACTTCTTTCAGTCAgtaacattgttggacccaatttatctcataaatatgcttttaattgataataacaaaatattgttttattcTGTATgcagtatttattttttaattgagcaAATGACATTAACTTTCATCCTTCAAAACAATCTACTATATTTCTAATTAATTTAGAGAACCAAATATTAAAAAGTCTATTATTCGTAGTAAATTTATTGTTTGAATCAAGGGCATTTTAATTATCCCAAAattcctcattcccatttcattatttactttattccatatattaatcaagtgCTTCAACAGTGATGTATCCCTGTCCTCAGATATTAatcttggttcccatttatatataaatttttcTGATTTTATACATTTATCCTTTCTTATACATTTCTAATTTAATCTGTGCTGCTTTCTCTCCTTCATAAACAGAAGCGAGAAACCTCAtctgtgtggctctataatactTCTTAAATTGTGGAAGCTGcagacctcccaattcatatttctgtGTTAATTTTTCTTACAATACTCTTCACATCTTGCACtcccaaagaaatttccttacatatttatttagttCATGAAAAAACTTTTGTGGAAGAGGTatagataatgtttgaaaaagataccacactcttggaaatatatttatttttatacaattaactcttcccaataatgttattggtaatttcatccattttaaaaatatcttcatcaattttcttgtaAAGGAATATAATTTTacatatatatttaaattattatctactcATATCCCTAAATATTATACACTGACTATAATCACCTCCAGTAAGgagcataatctcacttttatcctaatTTACCTTATATCCCGATACTAttccatattcctttaatctgAAATATAGTTTATTTAATGAGTTTTCCAGTTTcatcaaataaattattacatcatctgcaaacaaattaatcttatattcctctctGCCATCTCTAAAACCTTTAATTTCAAAATCAGATCAAATCAATTCCattaatggttctattgctataataaataaagctggagataatggaaatCCTTGTCTACTAAACCTAGTTAATtgaaaatttgtccatttgttgcAACTTTTGCTTTTGGtccattatataaagctttaatccaattagcaAATATTGGTCCCAATCCAAATttatcaagtactttaaataaaaaaatcccattctaacctatcaagcATTTTTTTCAACATCTAAGGCCACCACGACACTCAAGTGTGCCATATTAAAAGATACTGGCAAAGTTTGTGTTTCAGCTACCTGTCCTGATActtccataaatggaggaattaataaatctttaaactctttataaaactcaggcaggaaaccatcctctcctggtgactTGTTATTTCGTAATGAGCTCAATGCTTCCCTAACTTCCACTAGGGAGAAAGGGGCAGCCAATTCTCCGTGgtcttccaaatttaatttaggttaatttatttgtgattttaaaaattacttattttattatcatcattTAAAGATCTGATTgatgtaattttgtgtaatattgtttaaaattttaattaatttcttgtggtttataaATAATTAAATTAGAATCATTTTTGTTGCAATAATCATTCTCGGTACTTGTTctgtctttaactgccatgccatCATCTTATGTGCCCTTTCCCCCAATTCATAGTACCTCTGTTTAGTTCTCATTATCGCCTTTTCTGTTCTAtacatttgtaaagtattatactgcatttgtaaagtattatactgAAGCTTTTTATTAATAAGCTTTCTTCATTTATTCTCATTTACTTGCCACTGTAAATCCATTTTGAAATTAGTTATCTCCAACTCTAATTGTTCTTcctctttcatataatctttaTGATAGaagtactgtataacattatttgaactaTGCTTTCACTACCTTCCATTCTGAAAGTGATCTGTTAATCCCTTCTCTTTGTTTCCTGTTcatcaaccaattttctatccatgttagcaccctacccccaataccacGCGCTCTAATTTTGCTCACCAATTTCCtacgtgggaccttatcaaaagttgcctgaaagtccaggtacactacatccactggccCTCCCTTGACCATTTTCATAgtatatcctcaaaaaattccagaagattagtcaagcatgatttcaccttcatgaatccatgctgactcgGACCGAACCTGTTACTGCTATCCAAATGTGCCACTATTCcatcttttataattgactccagcatcttctccaccactgatgtcaggctaactggtctataattccctattttctctctccctcctttcttaaaaagtgggataacattagctaccctccaatcagcaagaactgatcctgaatctatagaacattaGAAAATGTCCATAATTTATAGACCCACCTCCTTAAGTACCATTGGAtgcagaccctggggatttatcagccttcagtcccaTCAGTTTACCCAACACTATTTTCTGCTTAATGtgaatttccttcagttcctcTGTTACCCTATAACATCTGGGAGATTGTTTGTGTCTTCCTtagtgaagacagatccaaagtaCTTGTTCaactcatctgccatttccttgttctCCATAATAATTTCACCCATTTCTGTCTTCAAGGGCCCAATTTTgatcttaattaatttttttcctcttcacataccTGAAGAAGCTTTTACTATCCTCTTTTATATTCTTGGCTAGCTTACCTTTGTATCTCATCTTTTCTCCCCGTATTGCCTTTATAGTCAAATTCTGTTGCTCTTAgaagtttcccaatcctctggctTCCCGCTCATCTTtgctatgttatacttttatttttttatactgtccttgacttctcttgtcagcctctttggaatgaactgatcctgcattttctgtattattcccAGAAATACCTGTCATCCCTGGGGAATCTTTCCAGTtaactttggccagctcctcccTCATGGCTCCATAGTCTCCTTTGTTCAACTGTAATATTGACACTTCagattttcccttctccctctcaaattgtaGATTAAAACTTATAACTACCTCCCACTGGTTCCTTCACCTCGAGTTCCCTTACCATTAGGTTCCCTTAGGTTCATTACACAACActaaatccagaattgccttctCCCTGGTAGGTTCTAGTATAAGCTGCTCTAAGAATCCAACTCAGGTACTCCACAAACTCCCTTTCTTGGGGTCCAGTACCAAATTGATTTTCCCAGCCTACCTGTATGTTGAAATCCTCCATAATAACTGTAGCATTACCTTTGTGACATGccaattttaactcttgattcaTCTTGCACCCTATATCCAGAGttctgtttgggggcctgtagatAACTCCTATCGGGGTCTTTTTGCCCTTACAGTTTCTCAGTTCTATCCATACTGACTCTACATCTCCTGATTCTATGTCACCCCTCACAAGGGATTGAATTTCATTCCCCACCAACAGACCCAGCCCACCCCCTCTGCCCACCTGTCTGTCCCTTTCGATAGGATGTATATCCTTGAATATTCATTTCTCAGCCCTGGTCCTCTTGCAGCCATGTCTGTTATTCCTACAGCATCACATTTGCCAACTTCCAACtgagcctcaagctcatccactttatttcttataccCCGTGCATTCATATATAATACTTTTAATCCATTACTCCCCTCCTCTTTCACATCAATTCCTATTGCTCTTGGCCATACTCTCCGATCCCTTTCGTGCTTTCTGCCCCTTTAATTTTGTTGTCCTTAACTTTTCCTATCCTCTCTTTCCCTTCAACTCCACCCTTATAATTCCATTTCATCTCCTCCTCCCACTAATTAGTTTAAACACACCCGTGTAGCAGTGAGAAACCTGCATGCCAGAATCCCTGGTCCCCTGCCTGTAAGGTGTCACCtgtctcctccacccccccaccctcgtaCAATTCATCCTTACCTCAAAGCATAACCCAGTGGTCTAAGAATCCAAATCCCTACTTACCGCACCAGCTCCTCGGCCATACATTCAGATCCCCTGTCTCCCTGTTCCTGCCCTCACCAGCACAactacacgaggccatggacagacatgtcagcaaggaaatgggatggggaattgaaaggggtggccactgggaagatattaatgccatccagttggagggtacccagttggaagatgaggtggatATTAAGGCCGTGGCTCATGGACTAATTGAAGGATGGGACCTGAAGGTACAATGTCTTTccttataaggagagattggattagCCAGAGGGGTGGTCTTGCAGATGTTTGTAAAATTTATGAGGGTCATAGTTAGGGTCGGTGATCAGAGTCTTTTTGCTTGTGTGCAGGTGACTAAAATGAGAGTAAATTGAGATAAATTTAAAGATCAGAGGGCATTTTTAAATGAGATGAGAAGCTGAAACATGACACCATTTTAAATGGCATTTGGACAGGTCCAGATGGGGTGTAGGCTGAGCtcggcaaatgggattagcaaaGAGTGATATCATGGTTAGCACAGACGAGTTGGGCCAGATTCTGTGCTGCTTTGTGACTCTGTAAATCTTGATTGGGGGAAATTCCTTCATCATCACTGGATTTCAATCCCAACAGCATTATGGGTGTGTCTCCaccttggggtggtggggggaaaaaaCGAGCAACTTAATGAGCCAGAATCCCCATCTCCGTCTGAAGATGAGCTGGGTGGCCTTGCCAGCGACGATCCTCTCTCGAGGGCAGACACTCGGGAAGAGTGTATGAATTTCCTCAAGTCAGCATCAACATTGCCCATGAAGACCTTGACAGCTCGGGGTTAAAGACTCGGATGCACGCTGCACAATATTTAAAGGCATGTCAGGCTGTGCAGGAACAGAAGAAGCACCTATGTGCATGAAATACACAACTCAAAGCTTAGATTGAAGAATTGCCGTTTAACAGGTTTAGTGTTAAAATAATATATGCTTAGAAGTGGATGAATTCTAAAAGAAGGGGGGGTG of the Narcine bancroftii isolate sNarBan1 chromosome 4, sNarBan1.hap1, whole genome shotgun sequence genome contains:
- the LOC138759783 gene encoding endonuclease domain-containing 1 protein-like gives rise to the protein MGASGPLLLLLVLARSGSVLAKVVRDFQECGGFFQDGVPPQGFENSGLVRICQRYKNQYHFATLYRTELRIPVYSAYRYPCSLGESSAYRPALWFHEPQIDDPNFLDEMTDKISSLGEWQALNSDYKGEGYERGHIYPFRLNNKTSATSSCTLTNAVPMTPLANKKWYREVEAMVARMASMCHSSNRSMYLVTGPANPTEKKLKNRVSVPRSVWTTLCCTFPQDQNNDPCQTSPPSEGSVWEGEAPFDKDFSFAFMKDLEPEAKAEYLTVTEVQHRLGVGAIFNNCGIGSPDEGETFKEIEGLINQIKMSIGDQELAEDNFPQTSENCHAPDSDSLAIEQAETLLEPVSEEGNEAVCQSIVTNVWAPFGTFASAAMTFAQLIAAVLRIIRVLAVTSLIIPFWIIYNSASCLIIMAKYLIVTVFSVPGDLVSVVVSVASDTVSAISCVGRLIKSLIRIL